The Rhodopirellula bahusiensis genome includes a window with the following:
- a CDS encoding four helix bundle protein, with translation MGEPQFDHERLDVYRVAVEYVSSAFLVSDSLSGLHRHARDQWLRAAQSIPLNIAEGNGKRSLRDRARFLDIARGSALECSAIQDVLVATGGMTSIRSKELKLSLVRVVAMLTRMAMKFGEVSEDGADNDI, from the coding sequence ATGGGGGAACCACAATTCGATCACGAGCGACTGGATGTCTACCGGGTGGCAGTTGAGTATGTTTCTTCGGCTTTCTTGGTCTCTGATTCACTGAGCGGGCTGCATCGTCATGCTCGCGATCAGTGGTTGCGGGCGGCCCAGTCCATTCCGTTGAACATTGCGGAAGGAAACGGAAAGCGAAGCTTGCGGGATCGAGCTCGGTTTCTTGACATTGCCCGCGGTTCGGCGCTGGAGTGTTCAGCAATCCAGGATGTTTTGGTCGCAACCGGTGGCATGACATCCATTCGTAGCAAGGAACTCAAGCTTTCACTCGTTCGTGTCGTCGCGATGCTTACCCGAATGGCGATGAAGTTCGGCGAAGTGTCTGAAGATGGCGCGGACAACGACATTTGA
- the dusB gene encoding tRNA dihydrouridine synthase DusB — MIEKDATPDSAPKRTVPPLRIGDLVIDPPILQAPMAGFTNAAFRHIVRQFGGAGLLATEMVNARGFVWLDENEAEHPDRLWGVADEPRPLAVQIWDNDPETMAKVGRRLAEEYRVSVVDINFGCPVRQVTEKAHSGSYLLREPNRMHAIISRLVEVCAPTPVTAKIRLGCSRENINCNEIAHVVEEAGAAALTVHGRTAADMFRGNADWERISEIKSHLRNIPLIGNGDLDSAEKVVAAFDQYDVDAVMIARACLGRPWLFSQAAAALRGEPIPPEPTLPEQRDVMLKHYQLVVDRFGDEKGTVLMRKYACCYAQGKHGARYFRTHVAKVSTPEEFHSVVEEYFPLHDPRDEKQEAESVSSAAGS, encoded by the coding sequence ATGATTGAGAAAGACGCCACGCCAGATTCCGCCCCCAAGCGAACCGTGCCGCCGCTTCGGATTGGTGATTTGGTCATTGACCCGCCGATTTTGCAGGCGCCCATGGCTGGGTTCACCAACGCTGCGTTTCGACACATTGTACGTCAATTCGGCGGTGCGGGGCTGCTGGCGACCGAAATGGTCAACGCTCGTGGATTCGTTTGGCTGGACGAAAATGAAGCCGAACACCCCGATCGATTGTGGGGGGTGGCGGATGAACCCCGGCCGCTGGCGGTTCAAATTTGGGACAATGATCCCGAGACCATGGCCAAGGTCGGGCGACGATTGGCCGAGGAATACCGCGTCAGCGTGGTGGATATCAACTTTGGGTGCCCCGTTCGGCAAGTCACCGAGAAGGCTCACAGTGGAAGCTACCTGCTGCGAGAACCCAATCGGATGCACGCGATTATTTCCCGATTGGTGGAAGTGTGTGCTCCGACGCCGGTGACAGCGAAAATCCGCTTGGGATGCAGTCGCGAAAACATCAATTGCAACGAGATTGCACATGTCGTCGAGGAAGCTGGCGCGGCGGCTCTTACCGTTCATGGGCGAACGGCGGCGGACATGTTTCGCGGCAACGCGGACTGGGAACGGATCAGCGAAATCAAATCGCACCTGCGCAACATTCCGCTGATCGGGAACGGCGATCTGGACAGCGCCGAGAAAGTCGTGGCAGCGTTCGATCAGTACGACGTTGATGCGGTCATGATCGCTCGCGCGTGTCTTGGCCGGCCTTGGTTGTTTTCGCAAGCTGCCGCGGCGTTGCGTGGTGAGCCGATTCCGCCCGAACCGACGCTACCCGAGCAACGCGATGTGATGCTCAAGCATTACCAATTGGTCGTGGATCGCTTTGGCGACGAAAAAGGAACCGTGCTGATGCGCAAATACGCGTGTTGTTACGCCCAAGGAAAACACGGCGCCCGTTACTTTCGGACTCATGTGGCCAAGGTTTCGACGCCGGAAGAGTTTCACTCGGTCGTGGAAGAGTATTTCCCGCTGCACGACCCGCGAGACGAGAAGCAGGAAGCCGAGAGTGTTTCGAGTGCCGCGGGTTCCTAG
- a CDS encoding glycosyltransferase family 4 protein, translating to MNSKPLRVGLVAWHALPAIVPPAAPTQTAFDPASDSGSKQPTSIRFGETFGGLETAMWTLARHLANQTDIQPICFLETDSPQNGSTPWPKEIEGVKLDISVNRFRAIRHAVGECIDTESKRFRRFSPHLLWQLPLLAVTRPFRSRDPIDKEPDPRLIGKSIDAWISFGVSSSSSRVVATGATEQTPSFVCVRSNAGLEDGLATEVEYRNECGESSSARRFALLQSDHVVCQSQWQLDRLKQAFDRDGLLARNPILREEWQPPFPTPAPASFTQPFDILWIGRYDDFHKRPLIMLEAARKLPHLSFKMIANPFDSEIEARVRREAPENVELIDRVRFAEMPAVFAAAKLFVSTGSREHEGFPNVLLQAAASHTPIVSLSDHDNFLSRSGAGLGCDESVDKLTRNIQAQLRHDAIQWAQVDEYLDQYHNADQIASEFANWVRHAVANEPISPTNPEEEH from the coding sequence ATGAATTCAAAGCCTCTTCGCGTCGGCCTGGTTGCCTGGCACGCTCTGCCAGCCATCGTCCCACCTGCTGCGCCCACACAAACCGCTTTCGATCCCGCTAGCGATTCGGGCTCAAAACAGCCCACCTCGATACGATTTGGCGAGACCTTCGGCGGTCTCGAAACCGCGATGTGGACATTGGCACGTCACCTCGCCAACCAAACCGATATCCAGCCAATTTGCTTCCTCGAAACCGACAGCCCTCAAAACGGCTCAACTCCCTGGCCCAAGGAAATCGAAGGCGTCAAGCTCGACATCAGTGTCAATCGTTTCCGAGCGATTCGCCACGCGGTGGGAGAATGCATCGACACCGAATCCAAACGCTTTCGGCGTTTCTCGCCTCACTTGCTTTGGCAACTGCCACTTCTGGCGGTGACACGGCCCTTTCGATCCCGCGATCCCATTGATAAAGAACCAGATCCTCGCTTGATTGGAAAATCAATCGACGCCTGGATCTCATTTGGCGTCAGCTCTTCCAGCTCACGCGTGGTTGCGACAGGAGCAACGGAGCAAACCCCAAGTTTCGTCTGCGTTCGCTCCAACGCAGGGCTGGAAGACGGCCTGGCAACCGAAGTGGAATACCGGAACGAATGCGGTGAATCATCGTCTGCACGACGATTTGCTTTGCTGCAATCGGACCATGTTGTCTGTCAAAGCCAATGGCAACTCGATCGACTGAAGCAAGCCTTTGATCGAGACGGTCTGCTCGCACGCAATCCAATCCTTCGCGAAGAATGGCAGCCACCGTTTCCGACACCTGCCCCCGCCTCCTTCACTCAGCCATTCGACATTCTTTGGATCGGTCGGTACGACGATTTCCACAAACGCCCGCTCATCATGCTGGAAGCGGCCAGAAAGCTACCGCACCTATCATTCAAGATGATCGCCAACCCGTTTGATTCAGAGATCGAAGCGCGTGTTCGCCGCGAAGCTCCCGAGAACGTTGAGCTGATCGACCGCGTCCGCTTCGCCGAGATGCCCGCTGTGTTCGCAGCGGCAAAGCTGTTCGTGTCGACCGGAAGCCGAGAGCACGAGGGATTCCCCAATGTCTTGCTGCAAGCGGCAGCTTCTCACACACCGATCGTTTCGCTGTCGGACCACGACAATTTTCTATCGCGATCGGGGGCCGGATTGGGGTGCGACGAGTCAGTCGACAAGCTGACACGAAACATCCAAGCACAGCTTCGACACGATGCAATTCAGTGGGCTCAAGTGGATGAATACCTGGACCAGTATCACAACGCAGATCAGATAGCATCCGAATTCGCAAACTGGGTGCGTCACGCGGTCGCAAACGAACCCATCTCACCGACGAATCCCGAGGAAGAACACTGA
- a CDS encoding lipopolysaccharide biosynthesis protein, with product MTASTPPEQRSWPRRVLNRMEVDRATFYAVATRYWQFISGPVTLWLVVQFFSPEVQGFYVTFWSVIGLQMFFELAFPQTIVTMTSHLWSQLDLDGRLSLVGEADAISKLTHLMRISVVVQVLLASLFAIIASGFGLWFFADDPSADSLTWRAPWLTLVGLSSVAFALIPFLAVLEGCDQVREIHKLNLVRGIAGSLVVWIAIPLGAALWIPALATAVRLICEIGWMLGKYPRFFAAFAKRPTGAKVAWRKEIWPFQSKLMLKGFFNYFNADVMLPVLFRYQDAVVAGQFGLTWNILQSMRIACSSWVRTRVPRFGMLIAQRDYKELDRVYFRVGKIAAGLMAVLGAVFLVGVLGLDYFEFRYAHRFLPAMPTALLIIGLWTALIFEFQWLYLHAHGKSPYLTLSLIACCLSGLLIWWGGIHYGAIGVSLAFLFMQGIVYLPLSTVGWLHLRRKWHGED from the coding sequence ATGACTGCTAGCACGCCGCCAGAACAACGCTCTTGGCCGCGCCGGGTGTTGAATCGAATGGAGGTCGACCGAGCGACTTTCTATGCTGTCGCAACACGGTACTGGCAATTCATATCTGGTCCCGTAACGCTTTGGCTGGTGGTTCAATTTTTCTCACCCGAAGTGCAGGGGTTTTACGTCACGTTTTGGTCGGTGATTGGACTGCAGATGTTCTTCGAACTCGCTTTCCCACAGACCATTGTCACAATGACCAGTCATTTATGGAGCCAACTGGATTTGGATGGACGTCTGAGTTTGGTGGGCGAGGCTGATGCGATCTCGAAGCTTACGCACCTGATGCGTATTTCGGTGGTGGTTCAGGTGCTGCTCGCGTCGCTATTTGCCATCATTGCCAGCGGTTTTGGCTTATGGTTTTTCGCGGATGACCCCTCCGCGGATTCACTCACGTGGCGTGCGCCGTGGTTGACCTTGGTGGGTCTCTCTTCCGTTGCGTTTGCCTTGATTCCGTTTTTGGCGGTGCTAGAAGGATGCGACCAAGTTCGTGAAATTCACAAGCTGAACTTGGTGCGAGGAATTGCGGGGAGTCTTGTGGTTTGGATCGCGATTCCGCTTGGGGCAGCACTTTGGATTCCGGCCCTGGCAACTGCGGTTCGCTTGATTTGTGAAATCGGTTGGATGCTTGGGAAGTACCCTCGGTTTTTCGCCGCTTTCGCGAAACGCCCGACCGGAGCGAAGGTGGCGTGGCGAAAAGAAATTTGGCCCTTCCAGTCAAAGCTGATGCTGAAAGGTTTCTTCAACTATTTCAATGCGGATGTCATGCTTCCGGTTTTGTTTCGGTACCAGGATGCTGTTGTCGCAGGGCAGTTCGGACTGACCTGGAACATTTTGCAATCCATGCGAATTGCCTGCTCGTCCTGGGTTCGCACCCGCGTTCCCCGATTCGGAATGCTGATCGCACAACGCGACTACAAAGAGTTGGACCGAGTCTATTTTCGCGTTGGGAAAATCGCGGCGGGATTGATGGCCGTGCTTGGAGCGGTGTTTCTGGTCGGAGTCCTTGGACTGGACTACTTTGAATTTCGCTATGCCCACCGTTTTCTCCCCGCAATGCCAACTGCGCTTTTGATCATCGGTTTGTGGACGGCACTGATTTTCGAGTTCCAATGGCTGTACCTCCATGCTCACGGAAAATCACCCTATCTCACACTGAGTTTGATCGCATGCTGCCTCAGCGGTTTGCTCATTTGGTGGGGAGGAATTCACTACGGTGCCATCGGCGTGAGCCTCGCCTTCCTATTCATGCAAGGAATCGTCTACCTGCCACTCTCCACCGTGGGATGGTTGCATCTGCGACGAAAATGGCACGGGGAAGACTGA
- a CDS encoding sulfatase-like hydrolase/transferase has product MDRFVIAAWRVFQAFVPVAVLLHVSRLKGSWRRWISVAMTSWWLWVLADLLVFHWIGVRLISADAWNLFSTRIPSLVPYITFGVMLRWAFAIAALIAIGWACYRGTFVLAQSLSLPNRNLNALAAMYAWSIGILLTAIPGLATWSSTRENMVEMPSRNAFGVTGCFDQISLGINTNPPMNSTASLLTANDVTRRLRGFRFNAIQETDSQPPDILVVVVESLRPELIHPSIMPNVHARAEHGLWMQSHHSGGNASSLGIFSLVNGLDAIWFYLSQVRFDPAMNRLFHQAGYELGFFGGADDWDAFQMDAFINSDAYDTFQVEPRDGLSSDQRAIHSARDFLADTQSAGTKSRSPRLAVLYLYATHSPFLVAPEHIRNLPSARADYPLPFGPDSRDAVWNRYRNSARTLDSILAPLLDDPQRLVAIVGDHGESFLDDGTIGHGTRLSAAQVRTPAIIFGGKSVSREVHFNTSHADLLPTLISLAGIRVSSPSSFDGVDLSADTLRLRTIAIADYLRPQALLLESERVDSEVFGVQCELSLRPPHVQILGPKDERGNSLASPTGTDSSRILHSYLREGFSSRLP; this is encoded by the coding sequence ATGGATCGTTTTGTCATCGCAGCTTGGAGAGTCTTCCAGGCTTTCGTTCCGGTCGCGGTGTTACTGCACGTCAGCCGTTTGAAAGGGTCATGGCGTCGATGGATCTCGGTTGCCATGACATCATGGTGGCTTTGGGTACTGGCTGACCTGCTGGTCTTTCATTGGATCGGCGTTCGTTTGATCTCCGCCGATGCTTGGAACTTGTTCTCAACACGAATACCTAGTTTGGTTCCCTATATCACCTTTGGAGTGATGCTTCGATGGGCGTTCGCGATCGCTGCATTGATTGCGATCGGATGGGCATGTTATCGGGGAACATTTGTCTTGGCTCAGTCACTCAGCCTTCCCAACAGGAACCTGAACGCTCTGGCCGCAATGTATGCGTGGTCGATCGGAATTTTGCTGACCGCGATTCCTGGCTTGGCGACTTGGTCCTCAACACGCGAAAACATGGTGGAGATGCCATCTCGCAACGCCTTTGGAGTCACCGGTTGCTTCGATCAAATCAGCCTTGGCATCAACACGAATCCACCGATGAACAGCACGGCTTCCCTGTTGACCGCGAACGACGTCACGAGACGTTTGCGAGGGTTTCGCTTCAATGCGATTCAGGAAACCGATTCGCAGCCGCCGGACATTCTCGTCGTTGTCGTCGAATCACTGCGGCCTGAATTGATTCATCCATCGATCATGCCAAACGTTCACGCGCGAGCGGAGCACGGATTGTGGATGCAAAGCCATCATTCTGGCGGCAACGCCAGCTCGTTGGGAATTTTCTCGCTGGTCAACGGTCTCGATGCGATCTGGTTCTACCTCTCTCAGGTTCGTTTCGATCCCGCAATGAACCGGCTGTTTCATCAAGCCGGATACGAACTGGGATTCTTCGGCGGAGCGGATGATTGGGACGCGTTTCAAATGGACGCGTTTATCAACTCGGATGCCTATGACACATTCCAAGTCGAGCCTCGCGACGGACTGAGCTCGGACCAACGTGCCATCCATTCAGCGCGAGACTTCTTGGCCGACACTCAGTCCGCCGGTACCAAATCACGGTCTCCACGTTTGGCGGTGTTGTATCTCTACGCCACGCACTCGCCGTTCTTGGTTGCACCCGAACACATACGAAATCTTCCCTCGGCGAGGGCGGACTACCCGCTGCCGTTTGGCCCTGATTCAAGGGACGCCGTTTGGAATCGCTATCGAAACTCAGCGAGAACGCTCGATTCCATACTTGCACCCTTGCTGGACGATCCACAACGACTCGTTGCGATCGTCGGTGACCACGGAGAATCCTTTCTCGACGATGGAACGATCGGCCATGGAACACGACTCTCCGCCGCTCAGGTCCGAACACCCGCAATCATCTTCGGTGGCAAGAGCGTTTCTCGCGAAGTTCACTTCAACACCAGCCATGCGGATCTGCTGCCGACGCTGATCTCTCTCGCTGGGATTCGCGTCAGTTCTCCCAGTTCGTTCGACGGAGTGGATCTATCAGCGGATACTCTGAGGCTGCGGACTATTGCGATCGCAGATTACCTGAGGCCTCAGGCACTGCTTCTCGAATCAGAGAGAGTCGATTCCGAAGTCTTTGGCGTGCAGTGTGAACTTTCGCTTCGACCGCCTCACGTTCAAATTCTTGGGCCAAAGGATGAGCGTGGAAACTCGCTGGCATCGCCGACGGGAACAGACAGCTCACGAATTCTGCACAGCTACTTGCGCGAGGGGTTTTCCTCGCGACTACCGTAG